In Reichenbachiella agarivorans, one genomic interval encodes:
- a CDS encoding BNR repeat-containing protein, with product MKKNYLILCVLLCVSFISKAQNKINTITDAGAWCWFSDPRAIYLHGDRSGVLTGWVKSDGSIEAALINPKTGDWQSQILYPQLEKDDHDNPAFVELPDQNYMAFYAKHVKQHLYYQHASTADSSLFDDPITYDPIDPKVLARYPRGGVTYTNPYVLSKEDNRIYCMGRWTGFKPNIMWSDDLGQSFTKSKVFIAEEGFEPSNRPYVKYYSDGKSRIHIIFTDGHPRNESLNSVYYAYYEAGAFWKADGSKICNIDQIPFAPEQATVVYQATTDSGRAWVYDIVADKKGRPTILYARYPSEEEHLYYYAQYDGKQWHDSFICNSGQWFPQTVDGQTEKEPHYSAGMVLHPRDPNTVYLSRSVAGVFEIEKWTTQNQGKDWSSTAMTSGSSKDNVRPYIPRNMQRKDQPMLLWMENDHYVHYTNYKSAIKYVTIP from the coding sequence ATGAAAAAAAACTACTTAATACTCTGCGTACTCTTGTGCGTGTCCTTCATCAGCAAAGCACAAAACAAGATCAATACCATCACCGATGCTGGTGCCTGGTGCTGGTTTTCTGACCCGAGAGCCATATACCTACATGGCGATCGATCTGGGGTACTCACTGGCTGGGTCAAGTCGGACGGCAGCATCGAAGCGGCCCTCATCAACCCTAAGACAGGGGATTGGCAAAGCCAAATACTCTATCCCCAACTGGAGAAAGACGATCATGACAACCCTGCCTTTGTGGAGCTACCCGACCAAAACTACATGGCCTTCTATGCCAAACACGTCAAACAACACCTCTACTATCAGCACGCTAGCACAGCGGACTCCAGTCTTTTCGACGATCCGATCACCTACGATCCCATCGACCCCAAAGTACTCGCACGATACCCACGAGGAGGCGTCACCTACACCAATCCCTATGTGCTCAGCAAAGAAGACAACCGCATCTACTGTATGGGACGCTGGACAGGCTTCAAACCCAACATCATGTGGTCGGACGATCTGGGTCAGAGTTTCACCAAATCCAAGGTGTTTATCGCCGAGGAAGGTTTTGAACCAAGCAACAGACCTTATGTCAAGTACTACTCCGATGGCAAATCCCGCATTCACATCATCTTCACCGATGGCCACCCACGCAATGAATCACTCAACTCGGTCTATTATGCCTACTATGAAGCAGGGGCATTTTGGAAAGCTGATGGGAGCAAAATCTGCAACATCGACCAAATTCCATTTGCACCCGAGCAAGCCACCGTGGTCTATCAAGCCACTACAGATAGTGGACGCGCCTGGGTCTATGACATAGTCGCCGACAAAAAAGGCCGCCCGACCATCCTGTACGCCCGCTACCCTAGCGAGGAGGAGCATCTCTATTACTATGCCCAATACGATGGCAAACAATGGCACGACAGCTTCATTTGTAACTCGGGGCAGTGGTTTCCTCAGACGGTCGATGGCCAGACCGAAAAAGAACCTCACTACTCTGCCGGAATGGTGCTGCACCCCAGAGACCCGAATACCGTCTATTTGTCCCGATCCGTCGCAGGAGTCTTTGAGATAGAAAAATGGACTACCCAAAACCAGGGCAAAGATTGGTCATCGACAGCCATGACCTCTGGATCGTCAAAAGATAACGTCCGACCTTACATCCCGAGAAATATGCAGCGAAAAGATCAACCCATGCTATTGTGGATGGAAAACGATCATTATGTGCATTACACCAATTATAAAAGTGCCATCAAATACGTCACTATCCCATGA
- a CDS encoding glycoside hydrolase family 88/105 protein translates to MIQDKKNHFRLIQCFLLVGAIGIFHFTPLHAQKIKPKQVLKEMEAVADWQIEHFRDTFSIDGKKPHHIADWTNGALYVGMVKWAALAQDDRYYEWLKSVGNEQDWQLHWRKYHADDHAIGQMYIELFRKYSDSTMILPTIQGMDYIIDHPSEEPITLDNYQHLERWTWCDALFMAPPVLAKLANITGDERYTDFMMREYQATTDHLFDPTEKLYYRDNSYIGKLDHGHKIFWSRGNGWVFGGLTLIMDEYPVGSEEYNYFLDIYKQMAAKLITIQTPEGHWAMSLLAQDLYPTPEASGTAFFTFGLAWGINHGVLDRATYEPTVRKAWQALTSYITKDGMLGYVQPIGAAPGSAWPDKTEVYGTGAFLAAGSEVYQLYKK, encoded by the coding sequence ATGATTCAAGACAAGAAAAACCATTTCAGATTGATCCAATGTTTTTTGCTCGTAGGAGCCATCGGAATCTTCCATTTCACCCCTTTGCATGCGCAAAAAATCAAGCCAAAGCAAGTACTCAAGGAAATGGAAGCGGTGGCCGATTGGCAAATTGAGCATTTTAGAGACACTTTTAGCATCGACGGAAAAAAGCCACACCACATCGCAGACTGGACCAATGGCGCACTCTACGTCGGCATGGTCAAGTGGGCAGCACTCGCCCAAGACGACAGGTATTACGAATGGCTCAAATCTGTAGGCAATGAGCAAGACTGGCAACTACACTGGCGAAAGTACCACGCCGACGACCATGCCATAGGACAGATGTATATCGAGCTGTTTAGAAAATACAGCGACTCCACCATGATCCTCCCCACAATCCAAGGCATGGACTATATCATCGACCATCCAAGCGAGGAGCCCATCACGCTGGACAATTACCAACACCTAGAGCGATGGACCTGGTGCGATGCACTCTTCATGGCGCCACCGGTACTGGCCAAGCTCGCCAATATCACAGGCGATGAGCGCTATACCGACTTTATGATGCGTGAGTATCAGGCTACAACTGATCACCTCTTCGATCCGACAGAAAAGCTCTACTACCGCGACAACTCCTACATCGGCAAGCTCGATCATGGTCACAAAATTTTTTGGTCGAGAGGCAATGGATGGGTATTTGGCGGACTCACGCTGATCATGGACGAATACCCCGTCGGGTCGGAAGAGTACAACTACTTCCTCGATATCTACAAGCAGATGGCCGCTAAGCTGATCACCATCCAAACGCCTGAAGGACACTGGGCGATGAGCCTGCTGGCGCAAGACCTCTACCCTACACCCGAAGCGAGCGGCACAGCATTCTTCACCTTCGGGCTGGCTTGGGGGATCAACCACGGTGTGCTCGATCGCGCCACCTACGAGCCCACCGTACGCAAGGCCTGGCAGGCGCTGACCAGCTACATCACCAAAGATGGCATGCTCGGCTATGTACAGCCCATCGGCGCAGCCCCCGGCAGTGCCTGGCCCGACAAGACGGAGGTGTACGGCACGGGCGCATTCCTCGCCGCTGGGTCTGAGGTGTATCAGCTCTACAAAAAATAA